From Mesobacillus boroniphilus, the proteins below share one genomic window:
- a CDS encoding amidase has translation MKGFNYKDYDGLGLAELVKKKEVQPLELVEEAIRLLDLLNPKLNAVINKMYEQARKTAGKKLTGPFAGVPVLLKDISQEIEGERITAGSKAFLNYRAKADSEYARRLRQAGVVFLGQTNVPEFALVAVTEPAHYGPTRNPWNLNHTPGGSSGGSAAAVASGIVPIAGANDGGGSIRIPAAYCGLFGLKPTRGRTPVGPNYGRAWQGASAEHVLTRTVRDSAAMLDALHGHEKGGAFSATPFEGSYLQVAGTPLEKKIKIAYSIKSPIGTDVDPEFREGVLKTARLLESLGHQVDEIDAPVDGHKIAKSYLTMYFGETAALLASLEDVLGRRATASDVEPTTWLLGLLGKATSAEEFVLSLREWDRAALQMETFHETYDFYITPTTAYPPAKIGELEPSSSEKFLIGTVGKLGLGGMLKKAGIVEQIAQKNLARTPFTQLANLTGQPAMSLPLHQTKDGLPVGVQVMAARGREDLLLQLAGELEQSEYWLDIKKNSLF, from the coding sequence ATGAAGGGTTTCAATTATAAAGACTATGATGGGCTTGGTTTAGCGGAGTTAGTAAAAAAGAAAGAGGTTCAGCCTCTTGAACTTGTTGAGGAAGCAATCCGACTATTAGATTTGTTGAATCCGAAACTGAATGCGGTCATAAACAAGATGTATGAACAGGCCCGTAAAACAGCAGGGAAGAAGCTGACAGGCCCATTTGCGGGAGTGCCGGTGCTTCTCAAGGATATCTCGCAGGAAATCGAAGGTGAGCGCATTACAGCGGGATCGAAGGCTTTTTTAAACTACCGGGCGAAAGCAGATTCAGAGTATGCTAGACGTCTGCGCCAAGCTGGAGTGGTTTTCCTTGGGCAGACGAATGTGCCTGAATTCGCCTTAGTCGCTGTGACGGAACCTGCCCATTATGGACCGACTCGCAATCCCTGGAACCTTAACCACACTCCTGGCGGATCCAGCGGTGGTTCGGCTGCCGCTGTTGCTTCGGGAATCGTCCCGATTGCGGGCGCTAATGATGGTGGTGGGTCGATTCGGATTCCGGCTGCCTATTGTGGACTATTTGGCTTAAAGCCAACCAGAGGCCGTACACCAGTCGGTCCAAATTATGGCCGGGCATGGCAAGGGGCATCGGCTGAACACGTATTAACGCGGACGGTTAGGGACAGTGCGGCTATGCTGGATGCACTGCATGGACATGAAAAAGGAGGTGCATTTTCTGCAACGCCTTTTGAAGGGAGCTATCTGCAAGTGGCTGGCACTCCGCTTGAAAAAAAGATTAAGATTGCTTATTCGATAAAATCGCCGATTGGGACAGATGTTGACCCTGAATTCAGAGAAGGTGTCCTGAAAACAGCAAGACTACTTGAGTCGCTGGGACACCAGGTGGATGAGATAGACGCTCCAGTTGATGGGCATAAAATCGCGAAGAGTTATTTGACGATGTACTTCGGGGAAACGGCAGCCCTTTTAGCATCGCTGGAGGACGTACTTGGCCGGAGAGCGACTGCTTCGGATGTTGAACCCACAACGTGGCTGCTCGGCTTGCTCGGCAAAGCGACCTCCGCAGAAGAGTTTGTTTTGAGTCTAAGAGAATGGGACAGGGCGGCGCTACAGATGGAAACATTCCATGAAACCTATGATTTTTATATCACACCCACTACGGCCTATCCACCAGCGAAGATCGGAGAACTGGAACCGAGTTCGTCTGAGAAATTCCTTATTGGCACTGTAGGTAAACTAGGGCTTGGAGGAATGTTAAAGAAGGCGGGAATCGTGGAACAAATCGCTCAAAAAAATCTGGCGAGAACACCATTCACTCAGCTTGCCAACCTGACTGGCCAGCCGGCTATGTCGCTGCCACTGCACCAAACCAAAGATGGTCTGCCGGTAGGTGTTCAGGTCATGGCTGCGAGAGGACGAGAGGATTTATTGCTGCAGCTGGCAGGGGAGTTAGAGCAATCAGAGTACTGGCTGGATATAAAGAAGAATTCCTTGTTTTAA
- a CDS encoding peptide MFS transporter, producing MSNLNRQKIVDSVPQTGFFGHPKGLFTLFFTEFWERFSYYGMRAILVFYMYYEVSKGGLGLDETLALSIMSIYGSLVYMSGIIGGWLADRIFGTSKAVFYGGILIMLGHIALAIPGSVSMFFVSMILIVIGTGLLKPNVSTVVGEMYSERDTRRDAGFTIFYMGINAGAFLAPLIVGSVSEAYNFHYGFAIAAIGMFLGLVVFVFTKKKNLGLAGTAVPNPLSPSEKKKTFTWVAVAVVAIGILSAILIPAGLLTFESFINLVTILGILIPTAYFIIMYRSPKTTEVERSRVLAYIPLFLAAVMFWAIQEQGSTILANYADKRTQLEFAGMTISPAWFQSLNPLFIIIFAPIFAGFWVKLGDRQPSIPKKFSFSLMFAGLSFLVILIPAYFTGTDALVSPLWLVLSYLIVVFGELLISPVGLSATTKLAPAAFSAQTMSLWFLASAAAQAINAQIVKFYSPETEMAYFGTIGGASIVLGIILLVMSPKIQGFMKGIK from the coding sequence ATGTCAAATCTTAATAGGCAGAAAATTGTGGATAGTGTACCTCAAACAGGATTCTTCGGACATCCAAAAGGACTATTCACACTTTTCTTCACTGAGTTTTGGGAGCGCTTTTCTTATTATGGAATGAGAGCGATCCTAGTATTCTACATGTATTACGAAGTTTCAAAAGGCGGTCTGGGACTTGATGAAACACTAGCACTTTCTATCATGTCCATTTACGGCTCACTTGTTTACATGTCTGGTATCATTGGCGGCTGGCTGGCTGACCGAATTTTCGGTACATCTAAAGCCGTGTTCTACGGCGGAATCTTGATCATGTTAGGTCACATTGCTCTTGCGATTCCTGGCAGCGTATCAATGTTCTTCGTTTCTATGATCCTCATCGTCATCGGTACTGGTCTATTAAAACCCAATGTTTCTACAGTTGTTGGCGAAATGTACAGTGAAAGAGACACTCGTCGTGACGCTGGTTTCACAATTTTCTACATGGGGATCAACGCAGGTGCATTCCTTGCGCCACTAATCGTTGGATCAGTATCTGAGGCTTATAACTTCCATTACGGATTCGCAATTGCTGCGATCGGTATGTTCTTGGGACTAGTTGTATTCGTTTTTACAAAGAAAAAGAATCTTGGACTTGCTGGTACAGCTGTACCAAACCCGCTTTCACCATCTGAAAAGAAGAAAACGTTCACTTGGGTCGCAGTAGCGGTTGTCGCAATCGGTATTTTAAGTGCTATTTTAATTCCTGCTGGACTTTTAACATTCGAAAGCTTTATCAACTTAGTAACAATCCTTGGTATCTTAATTCCGACTGCATACTTCATCATCATGTACCGCAGCCCTAAAACAACGGAAGTGGAACGTTCACGCGTTCTTGCATACATCCCGTTATTCCTGGCAGCGGTTATGTTCTGGGCAATCCAGGAGCAAGGTTCAACCATCCTTGCTAACTATGCGGACAAGCGTACACAGCTTGAATTTGCTGGAATGACCATTTCACCAGCATGGTTCCAATCTTTGAACCCACTATTCATTATTATATTTGCACCAATTTTTGCAGGATTCTGGGTGAAACTAGGTGACCGTCAACCATCAATTCCTAAGAAATTCTCATTCTCATTGATGTTCGCAGGTCTTTCATTCCTGGTTATCCTGATCCCTGCTTACTTCACAGGCACAGATGCACTAGTTAGCCCATTATGGCTGGTACTAAGCTATCTGATTGTTGTATTCGGTGAATTGCTGATTTCCCCAGTTGGTTTGTCAGCGACAACGAAATTGGCACCGGCTGCTTTCTCCGCACAAACAATGAGCCTTTGGTTCCTTGCAAGTGCTGCTGCACAAGCAATCAACGCACAGATCGTTAAATTTTACTCACCTGAAACAGAAATGGCTTACTTTGGAACAATCGGTGGAGCATCCATCGTACTAGGGATCATCCTGTTGGTCATGTCTCCGAAGATTCAAGGTTTCATGAAGGGTATTAAATAA
- a CDS encoding DUF305 domain-containing protein translates to MKNKYGRFGLMVLTSTILMFILMYFNAYSIDHIFFSETRFYMALIMGGIMAIVMLAFMGKMYTNKKVNRGIYAGSFFLIAASLFLVRSQATVGDESWMKAMIPHHSIAILTSERANIEDPRVRKLADEIIKAQREEIAEMKMLIKDLEEKED, encoded by the coding sequence ATGAAAAATAAATATGGTAGATTCGGACTGATGGTGCTGACATCGACGATTTTAATGTTTATTCTGATGTATTTTAATGCATATAGTATTGATCATATATTTTTCAGTGAAACAAGATTTTACATGGCGCTGATTATGGGTGGCATTATGGCGATTGTCATGCTGGCCTTCATGGGGAAGATGTATACGAATAAGAAAGTGAACAGGGGCATCTACGCTGGCAGCTTCTTTTTGATTGCAGCTTCACTGTTCCTCGTCCGCAGTCAGGCAACCGTCGGTGATGAGTCCTGGATGAAAGCCATGATTCCACACCACTCCATTGCGATTCTTACAAGTGAACGCGCTAATATTGAAGATCCTCGAGTTCGAAAGCTGGCCGATGAAATCATTAAAGCACAACGTGAAGAGATCGCTGAAATGAAGATGCTGATAAAGGATCTTGAAGAGAAGGAAGATTAA
- a CDS encoding calcium/sodium antiporter translates to MTYILLTIGFALLIKGADYFVEGASKIATLLRVPPLLVGLTIVAFGTSSPEATVSILAAMEGSSEVSLGNVIGSNIFNITLVVGITAMINPLAVETMTIRKEIPFTLLASVALAVVANDITLQMANTNLIGRSEGIILLLFFLIFLYYIVEVALNNREPAPDAAAVSGKGTWGKNILFTLAGLAAIIFGGDLVVDNATEIALSLGMSETLVGLTIVAVGTSLPELITSITAALKKKSEIALGNIVGSNIFNILFVLGISATISPLAVNDKIFTDIALMIILTAVLLIFSRSKFKISKAEGYILAAVYIAYLVYIIFRN, encoded by the coding sequence TTGACATATATCCTTTTAACTATAGGTTTTGCTTTACTCATAAAAGGAGCTGATTATTTTGTCGAGGGGGCGTCAAAGATTGCGACACTTCTTAGGGTACCGCCATTATTGGTAGGTTTGACGATCGTCGCGTTTGGAACTAGTTCACCAGAGGCAACTGTCAGTATCCTTGCAGCAATGGAAGGCAGCAGCGAGGTTTCTCTCGGGAATGTCATAGGGAGCAATATTTTTAATATCACTCTTGTTGTTGGCATCACAGCAATGATCAATCCGCTTGCAGTTGAAACAATGACAATTCGCAAAGAAATTCCGTTCACCCTGTTGGCAAGTGTAGCGTTAGCAGTAGTTGCCAATGATATAACGCTTCAGATGGCAAACACCAATTTAATAGGCAGAAGCGAAGGAATCATCCTGCTTCTCTTCTTTTTGATTTTCTTGTATTACATAGTTGAGGTTGCCTTGAATAACCGTGAACCAGCACCAGATGCGGCTGCAGTTTCCGGAAAAGGAACTTGGGGAAAGAATATTCTCTTCACGCTTGCCGGCCTGGCTGCGATTATTTTTGGCGGTGACCTGGTTGTTGATAATGCAACGGAAATCGCCCTTTCCCTTGGAATGAGTGAAACATTGGTAGGTTTGACGATTGTGGCTGTCGGTACCTCATTGCCCGAATTAATCACATCAATTACGGCTGCCCTGAAAAAGAAAAGCGAAATCGCACTCGGCAATATTGTGGGCAGCAATATCTTCAACATCCTATTCGTACTGGGGATATCAGCAACCATCTCACCACTCGCTGTCAATGATAAAATCTTTACCGACATTGCCTTAATGATTATTTTGACAGCTGTCCTGCTGATTTTCTCAAGGTCTAAATTCAAGATTTCAAAAGCAGAAGGGTACATCCTTGCAGCAGTTTATATTGCATATTTGGTTTATATTATTTTCCGGAATTAA